From Geomonas agri, one genomic window encodes:
- a CDS encoding YehS family protein, whose translation MTNNDVFRRLRYALNLNTQAVVEAFRLSDMKMGQADITSLVKKDDEEGFRECGDDVLQAFLDGLIALKRGKREGAESKVAPLPEQLTNNDILKKIRIALSLKEDEMLAIFKLAKFPVSKSELSAVFRAKGQENYKPCGDQMLRNFLKGLTMKYREGAQD comes from the coding sequence ATGACCAACAACGATGTTTTCCGCAGACTGCGCTACGCGCTGAACCTCAACACCCAGGCTGTCGTGGAGGCGTTTCGGCTTTCGGACATGAAGATGGGGCAGGCGGACATCACCAGCTTGGTCAAGAAGGATGATGAGGAAGGGTTCCGCGAGTGCGGCGACGATGTCCTCCAGGCGTTTCTGGACGGCCTCATTGCCTTGAAGCGGGGCAAGCGTGAAGGGGCGGAGAGCAAGGTGGCACCGTTACCGGAGCAACTGACCAACAACGACATCCTCAAGAAGATCCGTATTGCCCTGAGTCTGAAAGAAGACGAGATGCTGGCCATCTTCAAACTGGCCAAATTCCCGGTTTCCAAGTCCGAGCTCAGTGCGGTGTTCCGCGCCAAGGGGCAGGAGAACTACAAGCCGTGCGGCGACCAGATGCTGCGTAATTTTCTCAAGGGGCTGACCATGAAGTACCGGGAAGGTGCCCAGGACTAA